Within Novosphingobium resinovorum, the genomic segment CGCCAGCAAACCGGCATTGGCCGCGCCCGCCTCGCCGATCGCCAGCGTGCCGACGGGGATACCCGCAGGCATCTGCACGATCGAGAGCAGGCTGTCCTGTCCCGACAGCGCCTTGCTCTGCACCGGCACGCCGAGCACCGGAAGATGCGTCATCGCGGCAATCATGCCGGGCAGGTGGGCAGCGCCCCCTGCCCCGGCGACGATCACCTTGAAGCCTTCGCCGTCCGCGCCATGCGCGAAGTCCACCAGCCGCTCGGGCGTGCGGTGCGCCGAGACGATGCGGGCGTCATAAGCGACGCCCAGCTTGTCGAGCATCTCGGCGGCCTTGATCATGGTCGGCCAGTCGGACTGGCTGCCCATGACGATTGCAACTGGTGCAGTCACGGATCAGCGCTCCGAGAGGTAGTAGCGGTCGAGCACCTTGAGATCGTTGTCCAACTCGTAGACGATCGGCTGGCCGGTCGGGATCTCCAGACCGGTGATCTCTTCGTCGGAGATGCCCGAGAGGTGCTTTTCCAGCGCGCGCAGCGAATTGCCGTGCGCGGCGACCAGCACGGTCGAACCGGCATGGAGGTGCGGCACGATCGAGCCTTCGTAATAGGGCAGGACGCGGGCGATGGTGTCCTTAAGGCTCTCGGTCATCGGCGTGTCGATGCCCGCGTAGCGCGGTTCGGCCGAGAGGTCGAACTCGCTGCCCTTGTCCATGACGGGGGGCGGAATGTCGAAGCTGCGGCGCCAGATCTTGACCTGATCCTCGCCGTGCTTGGCGGCGGTCTCAGCCTTGTCGAGGCCGGTGAGGCCGCCGTAGTGACGCTCGTTCAGGCGCCAGTCCTTGGTTTCGGGGATCCACAGGATACCGGCGGCTTCGAGCGCGAAATGCAGCGTCTTGATCGCGCGGGTCTGCAGCGAGGTGAAGGCGACGTCGGGCAGCAGGCCCTTGTCCTTGAGCAGCGCACCGGCAGCGCGGGCCTCGGCCTCGCCCTTTTCGGTGACGTCGACGTCCCACCAGCCGGTGAAGCGGTTTTCAAGGTTCCACTGGCTCTGGCCGTGGCGAAGCAGGATCAGGCGAGGCAATGTAGGCTCCCTATACTGTCAAGGACCGACGCGGTCTTGCCGCAGCCCCTAGCTTTCCGGTGGCGATTTGGCCAGTGGCGGTTTGCTGTCGGGCGATTCGCCAAGCGCCGATACGGCACGAGCCTGCGCCTTGCGGCGACGCAGGTTCTCGCGCAGCTTGGCGGCGAGACGCTCTTCCTTCGTGGGTTTTCGAGGCGATTGCGGCGCGTTCATCGCCCGCTGCATTGCCGCTCCGAAAAAGAAAGCACAAGAGGCGCTTGACAATCGAACGCCGCGCGGACAATAGCGCCCCCCTGTCTCGGGGGCTTCTGGCCCGGCAGACAGACGCCCCGGTTACCCGGGCCTGGAATATGTGCTGCTGTAGCTCAGTGGTAGAGCGCGTCATTGGTAATGACGAGGTCGGGAGTTCAATCCTCCCTAGCAGCACCATTCCCCCTCTCTTTTTCCCCTGACATGATCCGATGACCTGACGCCGCGTTTTCGCGTTGCGCCGCGCGCCGACTGTTACGTTTTGTTGCGGTACAGCAACTGTCATCGTTGTGTCTTTCCAATCTCACGCAACTGTCATGAAGCAACCCTAGGTGCACGTCCCCAGGACACTAGACTCCGTAACAGGGAATATTCCGCACCATGAATCGTTCGCTTCAGCTCGTTGCCGGGCTGCTTGCCTCGGCATCGTTCGCCACCATCGCTCACGCGGGTGAAGTCGCCGGCCACGTCAACGACGCCACCGGCACCCGCGCGCTGCAGTCGGCCACCGTTCGCATCGTGGAACTCAACCGCCAGGTCGAGACCGATCGCGCCGGTTCTTATGTCTTCGGTGACGTGCCCGCAGGCACCTACACGCTCGAAGCACGCTACGTCGGCGCGGAAGTGATCACCAAGAGCGTCTCGGTGCCCGCCACGGGCCGGATCGACGGCAGCTTCGACCTCCCCGCGATCGGCGGTGGCGACATTCTCGTCACCGGGCAGACCGCGAACCTCACCAGCGCCCTGTCACGCCAGAAGGCCGCTGACGGTGTTGAATCAGTCCTGACGCGCGACGCGGTCGGCCAGTTTCCCGACCAGAACGTGGCGGAATCGCTGCGTCGCTTGCCGGGCGTCAACATCCTCAACGACCAGGGCGAAGGGCGCTTTGTGGCCGTGCGCGGCCTCGACCCTAACCTCAACTCGACCTCGCTCAACGGCGTGCGCGTCCCCGCACCCGAATCCGACGTGCGCCAGGTCGCGCTCGACGTGATCTCGGCCGACACGATCGAATCGATCGAGGTCAAGAAGAGCTTCACGCCCGACATGGACGGCGACTTCGTCGGTGCCTCGATCCAGATCAACACGACCAGCGCCTTCGATTCGAAGAAGAACCGCTACAACGTCAGTGCCGAGGGCAGCTGGAACGACTACTCGGGCAAGGTGACCCCGAAGGGTTCGTTCGACTTCACCCAGAAGCTGGGCGAGGACTTCGGCGTCGCCGGATCGGTCAGCTACTACAAGCGCAAGTTCGAGACCGACAACGTCGAGATGGCCGACTGGACCGAGAACGACGACGGCGCGGTCTACGGCGAAACCCTCGAATACCGCGACTACGACGTGGAGCGCACCCGCATCAACGCGGCACTTTCGTTCGACTGGCGCGTCTCGGACACGACCAAGGCCTACGTGCGCGGCAACTGGTCGCAATTCGACGACCATGAATACCGCCGCCGCACGACCTTCGATTTCGGCGACTTCGGCGATCTTGCAACGGCCTCGGGCTCGACGGTCAGCTTCGACACCGCGGACCTCGACGACGGCGACAAACTGACCGTCGAACGCGACCTCAAGGACCGCTTCGAGCGCCAGCGTATCCGTACCGTATCGATCGGCAGCGATACAGACACCGGAACCTGGAAGTTCAACTGGCAGGCCAGCTACGCCAAATCGACGGAGAAGGAGACCTTCTCGCTCGACCCGATGCGCTTCACCGGCGAGTTCGAGAACAATTCGGGCGCCGCCGTCTCCGTCGACAACTCTGGCCGGTACTTCCCGACCTACACCTCAAGCGGCATCGACACCGCGAGCGACTACAAGTTCGACCGCCTCGAACTGACCACCCTCTCGGACAGCCAGGACGAGGAATGGGCCGCCAAGGCCGACCTCGCACGCACGTTCGCGGGCGACAAC encodes:
- the purE gene encoding 5-(carboxyamino)imidazole ribonucleotide mutase, translating into MGSQSDWPTMIKAAEMLDKLGVAYDARIVSAHRTPERLVDFAHGADGEGFKVIVAGAGGAAHLPGMIAAMTHLPVLGVPVQSKALSGQDSLLSIVQMPAGIPVGTLAIGEAGAANAGLLAAAILATSDEALAGRLKDFRAAQTASVAEKPV
- the gpmA gene encoding 2,3-diphosphoglycerate-dependent phosphoglycerate mutase encodes the protein MPRLILLRHGQSQWNLENRFTGWWDVDVTEKGEAEARAAGALLKDKGLLPDVAFTSLQTRAIKTLHFALEAAGILWIPETKDWRLNERHYGGLTGLDKAETAAKHGEDQVKIWRRSFDIPPPVMDKGSEFDLSAEPRYAGIDTPMTESLKDTIARVLPYYEGSIVPHLHAGSTVLVAAHGNSLRALEKHLSGISDEEITGLEIPTGQPIVYELDNDLKVLDRYYLSER
- a CDS encoding TonB-dependent receptor, which translates into the protein MNRSLQLVAGLLASASFATIAHAGEVAGHVNDATGTRALQSATVRIVELNRQVETDRAGSYVFGDVPAGTYTLEARYVGAEVITKSVSVPATGRIDGSFDLPAIGGGDILVTGQTANLTSALSRQKAADGVESVLTRDAVGQFPDQNVAESLRRLPGVNILNDQGEGRFVAVRGLDPNLNSTSLNGVRVPAPESDVRQVALDVISADTIESIEVKKSFTPDMDGDFVGASIQINTTSAFDSKKNRYNVSAEGSWNDYSGKVTPKGSFDFTQKLGEDFGVAGSVSYYKRKFETDNVEMADWTENDDGAVYGETLEYRDYDVERTRINAALSFDWRVSDTTKAYVRGNWSQFDDHEYRRRTTFDFGDFGDLATASGSTVSFDTADLDDGDKLTVERDLKDRFERQRIRTVSIGSDTDTGTWKFNWQASYAKSTEKETFSLDPMRFTGEFENNSGAAVSVDNSGRYFPTYTSSGIDTASDYKFDRLELTTLSDSQDEEWAAKADLARTFAGDNGDFTIQGGAKARWRTKSYNFNMSRFDDYDGDFTLADVLGKQTYRLLNMGPVANKSGSADFYLANSAGFELNEDDSLIDSSTSDYKVKEDVTAAYLLGRWDSATLRVIGGVRVERTHNDMSGNLVAVSENDDGDAVIAVSPVTYKRNYTNWLPSLTVRYSPQQNLVARFAGYKTVVRPNLGDMAPSYTINEDGEGTFGNPALKPYQSWNFDAGFEYYFANNGALTFGAFYKSVKDYIYDQTSTASGTFNGVEYTEVQQAVNGDKAEIAGIELGYSQVFSMLPAPFDGLLTQVNYTYTYARGSVFYENDEGDQIARRINLPKSSKNTFNVVLGYEKGPISLRAAGTFRDKYLDEVGDAVDQDRIVNQHFQLDLSAKYKVTENIRLFADWVNVNNAKYYAYQNYAGAQRLLQYEEYGSTVKFGARMSF